A stretch of the Vigna radiata var. radiata cultivar VC1973A chromosome 9, Vradiata_ver6, whole genome shotgun sequence genome encodes the following:
- the LOC106774311 gene encoding probable LRR receptor-like serine/threonine-protein kinase At5g48740 isoform X1, whose protein sequence is MDLRDAKVGFFLFCSFCLVTFSEQDGFFSLSCGGRTSFRDSSNISWVPDTTYVTTGKTTTITYSDGSNSLNISARFFPNSRRRKCYRIPANNSTTLVLVRAKFVYKNYDGLGKPPKFYVSIGTSIAATINLAEDDPWSEEFLWTVNMDTLSFCLIAMPEGGSPVISSLEIRPLPQGAYTNGMTDFPNKLLKKSYRIDCGHSNDSIRYPLDPFDRIWDADRSFTPFHVAIGFKIQLSFRQSSLVEEPPVVVLQTGRVLARSNTLTYNLPLDALGDYYIILYFAGILPVFPSFDVLINGELVKSNYKINGSETSALYITQKGIGSLNITLKSISFYPQINAFEVYKMVDIPTDASSTTVSALQVIQQSTGLDLGWQDDPCLPSPWEKIHCEGNLVISLDLSDINLRSISPTFGDLLDLKILDLHNTSLTGEIQNLDGLQHLEKLNLSFNQLTSIGADLQNLINLQILDLQNNSLMGTVPDSLGELEDLHLLNLENNKLQGPLPQSLNKETLEIRTSGNLCLTFSTTSCDDDASSSNPPIEAPQVTVVPQKKHNVHNNLAIILATVGGAIIAFLLMCISVLIYKTKQHYEASHTSRGEMDTRNWGAAKVFSYKEIKVATRNFKEIIGKGSFGSVYLGKLPEGKSVAVKVRFDKSQLGADSFINEVNLLSKIRHQNLVSLEGFCHERKHQILVYEYLPGGSLADHLYGCQKISLSWVRRLKIAVDAAKGLDYLHNGSEPRIIHRDVKCSNILLDMEMNGKVCDLGLSKQVTQADATHVTTVVKGTAGYLDPEYYSTQQLTEKSDVYSFGVVLLELICGREPLTHSGNPDSFNLVLWAKPYLQAGAFEIVDEDIRGSFDPLSMKKAAFIAIKSVERDASQRPSIAEVLTELKEAYNIQLRFLESCENEN, encoded by the exons ATGGACTTGAGGGACGCAAAAGTTGGCTTCTTTCTGTTTTGTAGTTTCTGTCTTGTCACTTTCTCTGAACAAGATG GTTTCTTTAGTCTTTCTTGTGGTGGAAGAACCAGTTTCAGGGATTCATCTAACATTTCGTGGGTACCAGACACCACCTACGTAACCACAGGAAAGACTACTACCATAACATACAGTGATGGTTCGAACTCACTGAACATCTCAGCTCGGTTCTTCCCAAATTCTAGAAGGCGAAAATGTTACAGAATACCAGCGAACAATTCAACCACTTTGGTTCTTGTTAGAGCAAAATTTGTGTACAAGAACTATGATGGACTTGGGAAACCCCCTAAGTTCTATGTTTCAATTGGGACATCTATTGCAGCCACCATAAATCTTGCTGAAGATGATCCATGGAGTGAAGAGTTTTTATGGACTGTCAACATGGATACACTGTCATTCTGCTTAATTGCAATGCCTGAAGGGGGTTCGCCTGTAATTTCTTCTCTTGAAATCAGACCACTTCCTCAGGGAGCCTACACAAATGGCATGACAGATTTTCCTAACAAGTTGCTTAAGAAGAGTTATAGAATTGATTGTGGTCACTCAAATGATTCCATAAG GTATCCCTTGGATCCATTCGATAGAATATGGGATGCTGATAGAAGTTTCACACCCTTTCATGTTGCCATTGGGTTTAAGATTCAACTTAGCTTCAGACAGTCTAGTCTTGTAGAAGAACCACCAGTTGTTGTTCTTCAAACTGGGAGAGTTTTGGCAAGAAGTAATACTCTGACATACAACCTCCCTCTCGATGCATTAGGGGACTACTACATCATCCTCTACTTTGCAGGGATTCTTCCTGTCTTCCCCTCATTTGATGTTCTTATAAATGGAGAACTGGTAAAATCAAACTACAAAATAAATGGATCTGAAACCAGTGCTTTATACATAACGCAAAAAGGAATTGGGAGCTTGAATATAACATTAAAGAGTATCAGCTTTTATCCTCAGATCAATGCATTTGAGGTTTATAAGATGGTTGATATTCCAACTGATGCCTCATCAACCACAG TTTCAGCACTGCAGGTTATTCAGCAGTCCACTGGATTGGATCTTGGATGGCAGGATGATCCATGTCTGCCTTCCCCATGGGAGAAAATTCACTGTGAAGGAAACCTTGTTATATCATT GGATCTTTCAGACATAAATTTGAGATCCATTAGTCCTACATTCGGTGACTTGTTAGACctcaaaatatt GGATTTGCACAACACATCGCTTACTGGTGAAATACAGAACTTGGATGGCTTGCAGCATCTTGAGAAACT GAACTTAAGTTTCAATCAGTTAACATCTATTGGTGCAGACCTCCAGAACTTGATTAACCTTCAAATATT AGACTTGCAGAACAATAGTTTAATGGGAACAGTACCTGATAGCTTGGGAGAGTTAGAGGACCTCCACTTACT GAACCTGGAAAACAACAAACTACAAGGTCCCCTGCCACAGTCTTTGAACAAAGAAACATTGGAGATCAG GACATCTGGTAATTTGTGTCTTACCTTTTCCACAACATCATGTGATGATGATGCATCATCATCCAATCCCCCAATTGAAGCACCACAAGTTACTGTAGTTCCTCAGAAGAAGCACAATGTACATAACAATCTAGCAATCATACTAGCCACGGTTGGAGGAGCCATAATAGCCTTTCTCTTAATGTGTATTTCAGTATTGATATACAAGACCAAACAACACTATGAAGCCTCCCACACATCAA GAGGAGAAATGGATACGAGGAACTGGGGTGCTGCAAAAGTATTTTCCTACAAAGAAATCAAAGTAGCTACAAGAAACTTCAAGGAAATCATAGGAAAGGGTAGTTTTGGATCTGTTTATCTTGGTAAACTTCCAGAAGGAAAATCTGTAGCTGTCAAAGTTCGCTTTGACAAATCTCAACTGGGTGCTGATTCATTCATCAATGAG GttaatcttttatcaaaaatCCGGCATCAAAATCTTGTGTCTTTGGAAGGCTTTTGTCATGAAAGAAAGCATCAGATATTGGTTTATGAGTACTTGCCTGGGGGATCCCTGGCTGATCATCTCTATG GTTGTCAAAAGATATCCTTAAGCTGGGTGAGAAGGCTGAAAATTGCTGTTGATGCAGCAAAAG gtTTGGACTATTTGCACAATGGAAGTGAACCAAGAATCATACATCGTGATGTGAAGTGCAGTAACATCCTCTTGGACATGGAAATGAATGGCAAGGTCTGTGACTTAGGTCTCTCAAAGCAAGTAACTCAAGCAGATGCAACTCATGTCACCACTGTTGTTAAGGGCACTGCTGGTTACCTTGATCCAGA GTATTATTCCACTCAACAGTTGACAGAGAAAAGTGATGTATATAGCTTTGGAGTTGTTCTTTTGGAACTCATTTGTGGAAGAGAGCCATTGACTCACTCTGGAAACCCTGATTCATTCAACTTGGTGTTATGG GCCAAACCATACTTGCAGGCTGGCGCATTTGAGATAGTGGATGAAGACATAAGAGGAAGTTTTGATCCCTTGAGTATGAAGAAAGCAGCTTTCATTGCTATAAAGTCAGTGGAGAGGGATGCATCACAGAGGCCATCTATTGCAGAGGTATTGACAGAGCTAAAGGAAGCCTACAATATTCAGCTCAGATTCCTTGAATCATGTGAAAATGAGAATTGA
- the LOC106774311 gene encoding probable LRR receptor-like serine/threonine-protein kinase At5g48740 isoform X2, translated as MDLRDAKVGFFLFCSFCLVTFSEQDGFFSLSCGGRTSFRDSSNISWVPDTTYVTTGKTTTITYSDGSNSLNISARFFPNSRRRKCYRIPANNSTTLVLVRAKFVYKNYDGLGKPPKFYVSIGTSIAATINLAEDDPWSEEFLWTVNMDTLSFCLIAMPEGGSPVISSLEIRPLPQGAYTNGMTDFPNKLLKKSYRIDCGHSNDSIRYPLDPFDRIWDADRSFTPFHVAIGFKIQLSFRQSSLVEEPPVVVLQTGRVLARSNTLTYNLPLDALGDYYIILYFAGILPVFPSFDVLINGELVKSNYKINGSETSALYITQKGIGSLNITLKSISFYPQINAFEVYKMVDIPTDASSTTVSALQVIQQSTGLDLGWQDDPCLPSPWEKIHCEGNLVISLDLSDINLRSISPTFGDLLDLKILDLHNTSLTGEIQNLDGLQHLEKLNLSFNQLTSIGADLQNLINLQILNLENNKLQGPLPQSLNKETLEIRTSGNLCLTFSTTSCDDDASSSNPPIEAPQVTVVPQKKHNVHNNLAIILATVGGAIIAFLLMCISVLIYKTKQHYEASHTSRGEMDTRNWGAAKVFSYKEIKVATRNFKEIIGKGSFGSVYLGKLPEGKSVAVKVRFDKSQLGADSFINEVNLLSKIRHQNLVSLEGFCHERKHQILVYEYLPGGSLADHLYGCQKISLSWVRRLKIAVDAAKGLDYLHNGSEPRIIHRDVKCSNILLDMEMNGKVCDLGLSKQVTQADATHVTTVVKGTAGYLDPEYYSTQQLTEKSDVYSFGVVLLELICGREPLTHSGNPDSFNLVLWAKPYLQAGAFEIVDEDIRGSFDPLSMKKAAFIAIKSVERDASQRPSIAEVLTELKEAYNIQLRFLESCENEN; from the exons ATGGACTTGAGGGACGCAAAAGTTGGCTTCTTTCTGTTTTGTAGTTTCTGTCTTGTCACTTTCTCTGAACAAGATG GTTTCTTTAGTCTTTCTTGTGGTGGAAGAACCAGTTTCAGGGATTCATCTAACATTTCGTGGGTACCAGACACCACCTACGTAACCACAGGAAAGACTACTACCATAACATACAGTGATGGTTCGAACTCACTGAACATCTCAGCTCGGTTCTTCCCAAATTCTAGAAGGCGAAAATGTTACAGAATACCAGCGAACAATTCAACCACTTTGGTTCTTGTTAGAGCAAAATTTGTGTACAAGAACTATGATGGACTTGGGAAACCCCCTAAGTTCTATGTTTCAATTGGGACATCTATTGCAGCCACCATAAATCTTGCTGAAGATGATCCATGGAGTGAAGAGTTTTTATGGACTGTCAACATGGATACACTGTCATTCTGCTTAATTGCAATGCCTGAAGGGGGTTCGCCTGTAATTTCTTCTCTTGAAATCAGACCACTTCCTCAGGGAGCCTACACAAATGGCATGACAGATTTTCCTAACAAGTTGCTTAAGAAGAGTTATAGAATTGATTGTGGTCACTCAAATGATTCCATAAG GTATCCCTTGGATCCATTCGATAGAATATGGGATGCTGATAGAAGTTTCACACCCTTTCATGTTGCCATTGGGTTTAAGATTCAACTTAGCTTCAGACAGTCTAGTCTTGTAGAAGAACCACCAGTTGTTGTTCTTCAAACTGGGAGAGTTTTGGCAAGAAGTAATACTCTGACATACAACCTCCCTCTCGATGCATTAGGGGACTACTACATCATCCTCTACTTTGCAGGGATTCTTCCTGTCTTCCCCTCATTTGATGTTCTTATAAATGGAGAACTGGTAAAATCAAACTACAAAATAAATGGATCTGAAACCAGTGCTTTATACATAACGCAAAAAGGAATTGGGAGCTTGAATATAACATTAAAGAGTATCAGCTTTTATCCTCAGATCAATGCATTTGAGGTTTATAAGATGGTTGATATTCCAACTGATGCCTCATCAACCACAG TTTCAGCACTGCAGGTTATTCAGCAGTCCACTGGATTGGATCTTGGATGGCAGGATGATCCATGTCTGCCTTCCCCATGGGAGAAAATTCACTGTGAAGGAAACCTTGTTATATCATT GGATCTTTCAGACATAAATTTGAGATCCATTAGTCCTACATTCGGTGACTTGTTAGACctcaaaatatt GGATTTGCACAACACATCGCTTACTGGTGAAATACAGAACTTGGATGGCTTGCAGCATCTTGAGAAACT GAACTTAAGTTTCAATCAGTTAACATCTATTGGTGCAGACCTCCAGAACTTGATTAACCTTCAAATATT GAACCTGGAAAACAACAAACTACAAGGTCCCCTGCCACAGTCTTTGAACAAAGAAACATTGGAGATCAG GACATCTGGTAATTTGTGTCTTACCTTTTCCACAACATCATGTGATGATGATGCATCATCATCCAATCCCCCAATTGAAGCACCACAAGTTACTGTAGTTCCTCAGAAGAAGCACAATGTACATAACAATCTAGCAATCATACTAGCCACGGTTGGAGGAGCCATAATAGCCTTTCTCTTAATGTGTATTTCAGTATTGATATACAAGACCAAACAACACTATGAAGCCTCCCACACATCAA GAGGAGAAATGGATACGAGGAACTGGGGTGCTGCAAAAGTATTTTCCTACAAAGAAATCAAAGTAGCTACAAGAAACTTCAAGGAAATCATAGGAAAGGGTAGTTTTGGATCTGTTTATCTTGGTAAACTTCCAGAAGGAAAATCTGTAGCTGTCAAAGTTCGCTTTGACAAATCTCAACTGGGTGCTGATTCATTCATCAATGAG GttaatcttttatcaaaaatCCGGCATCAAAATCTTGTGTCTTTGGAAGGCTTTTGTCATGAAAGAAAGCATCAGATATTGGTTTATGAGTACTTGCCTGGGGGATCCCTGGCTGATCATCTCTATG GTTGTCAAAAGATATCCTTAAGCTGGGTGAGAAGGCTGAAAATTGCTGTTGATGCAGCAAAAG gtTTGGACTATTTGCACAATGGAAGTGAACCAAGAATCATACATCGTGATGTGAAGTGCAGTAACATCCTCTTGGACATGGAAATGAATGGCAAGGTCTGTGACTTAGGTCTCTCAAAGCAAGTAACTCAAGCAGATGCAACTCATGTCACCACTGTTGTTAAGGGCACTGCTGGTTACCTTGATCCAGA GTATTATTCCACTCAACAGTTGACAGAGAAAAGTGATGTATATAGCTTTGGAGTTGTTCTTTTGGAACTCATTTGTGGAAGAGAGCCATTGACTCACTCTGGAAACCCTGATTCATTCAACTTGGTGTTATGG GCCAAACCATACTTGCAGGCTGGCGCATTTGAGATAGTGGATGAAGACATAAGAGGAAGTTTTGATCCCTTGAGTATGAAGAAAGCAGCTTTCATTGCTATAAAGTCAGTGGAGAGGGATGCATCACAGAGGCCATCTATTGCAGAGGTATTGACAGAGCTAAAGGAAGCCTACAATATTCAGCTCAGATTCCTTGAATCATGTGAAAATGAGAATTGA
- the LOC106773007 gene encoding uncharacterized protein LOC106773007: MNKLLDFGRKALFYVRVLSGYEERRIRSYRLQLEQRVQQAQARKAAINKEPEKIILSEVRRMVEEMQNLNKKLEETEAAIEDYFKPLDKEAEIIMKMQLQGEERTSEMMMKALEKQASLQQVEAEKNASMHKVDNSEANLDDSKLMEEEKGLTEMLKELQREVLLEKADAGSSDNMHQSDKSHINLNPASTTTSERS, encoded by the exons ATGAATAAATTGTTAGACTTTGGGAGGAAAGCCCTCTTTTATGTCAGGGTGCTTTCTGGATATGAAGAGCGAAGAATACGATCTTATAGGCTCCAGCTTGAACAACGCGTACAACAG GCCCAAGCAAGGAAAGCAGCCATAAATAAAGAACCTGAGAAGATTATTTTATCTGAGGTTCGTCGAATGGTTGAAGAGATGCAAAATTTGAACAAGAAGCTGGAAGAAACT GAGGCAGCCATTGAAGACTATTTCAAGCCTCTAGACAAGGAAGCTGAGATTATAATGAAAATGCAACTACAAGGGGAGGAGAGAACATCAGAGATGATGATGAAGGCATTGGAGAAACAAGCTTCTCTTCAGCAAGTTGAAGCAGAAAAAAATGCAAGTATGCATAAAGTTGACAACTCTGAAGCCAACCTGGATGATTCTAAGCTGatggaagaagagaaaggttTGACTGAGATGTTAAAAGAATTGCAACGAGAAGTTTTGCTCGAGAAAGCTGATGCAGGAAGTTCTGATAATATGCATCAATCAGACAAGTCTCATATCAATTTGAACCCTGCATCTACAACCACCTCTGAAAGAAGCTGA
- the LOC106773387 gene encoding uncharacterized protein LOC106773387 translates to MDAILGFHEIDEIFKEGFKDLAKTATDEENKAFKENIKLDCKARMILHQCISATIFQKVSKATTTKETWEILQDGYGTAGNIKEIKLQSLRQQYELLNMGEQETIQGYISRIQVIVNAMRACDKIVKDKKIVHKILRTLTPQYDHIVVAIVESRDLEKMKVEELQKSLEAHEQILLERKAAEQDATQISQALQAKMQKGCGFNRGRGRTRGGRGGKKRRKFGHYSSECWHNEDNKKEKGGEVNLAKEELTSDSDHVVLMNIVVDKRQDSKWKTRGDSMHCALGSIKDKCQRIERNVSQKEHVSTLGEMTLAEEQVSRRAVSKEICATMPLNEDVTLAGVTNYT, encoded by the exons ATGGATGCCATCCTGGGTTTCCAtgaaattgatgaaattttCAAAGAAGGGTTTAAAGATCTTGCAAAGACTGCTAcagatgaagaaaataaagcgTTTAAAGAGAACATAAAATTGGATTGCAAGGCACGCATGATCTTGCATCAATGCATTTCAGCAACGATTTTCCAAAAGGTATCCAAGGCTACGACAACAAAGGAAACTTGGGAAATTCTACAGGATGGGTATGGAACTGCGGGCAATATAAAGGAGATTAAACTACAGTCACTGAGACAACAGTATGAGCTTCTGAACATGGGGGAACAAGAAACGATTCAAGGTTACATCAGCAGAATTCAGGTGATTGTGAACGCAATGCGGGCATGCGACAAAATCGTTAAGGACAAAAAGATAGTTCATAAGATCTTGCGTACGTTGACACCCCAGTACGACCACATTGTCGTGGCGATTGTAGAAAGTCGAGATTTGGAGAAGATGAAAGTGGAGGAATTACAAAAGTCACTTGAGGCTCACGAACAGATACTGTTAGAAAGGAAAGCTGCAGAACAAGATGCGACCCAGATCAGCCAAGCATTACAAGCCAAGATGCAAAAGGGTTGTGGATTCAACAGAGGTAGAGGTAGAACACGAGGTGGTCGTGGAGGCAAGAAACGGAGGAAG TTTGGTCATTATTCAAGTGAGTGCTGGCACAATGAagataataagaaagaaaaaggtggTGAGGTGAATCTTGCGAAGGAAGAACTTACTTCAGATTCGGACCATGTAGTATTGATGAATATTGTTGTGGATAAAAGACAGGACAGTAAGTGGAAAACACGTGGTGATTCCATGCATTGTGCACTTGGCAGTATCAAAGACAAGTGtcaaagaattgaaagaaatgtGTCTCAAAAGGAACATGTGTCAACGCTTGGAGAAATGACCCTTGCAGAGGAACAAGTGTCAAGGAGAGCtgtctcaaaagaaatatgtgCCACAATGCCACTAAATGAAGATGTGACACTAGCTGGAGTCACTAACTACACGTAG